A window of Desulfomonile tiedjei genomic DNA:
TCGTAACTAGCCCTGCACGGGCCTTCCCTCAATCGTCTTTCCACAATCCTCTAGAGTCGCAACTCTTTCCAGCAGCGGCGGATGCGAGTAGTAGAACCATACGTATAGCGGGTGCGGATTCAAGTTGGATAAGTTGTGCTCCGACATTCTCTTCAACGCGGTTGCCAAAGGCTCCGCTTTCTGCCTCAGCTTCACGGCAAAGAGATCAGCCTGACGCTCCGCCCTTCGAGATAAGAACATGTACAAAGGTCTCAAGAAGAACCCCAGCCGCCGCCAAAAAATGCCCACGACGAAGAGAATGCCATACGACTGAGAGAAATCGAACCCGAACGCCTGATACAAGCTGTCCCAGTTGAGCATGAGATAGGTCAAATAAAAGCCGCCGAACATTATGGCCTCGCCCGCCAGGTACGATTTCAGAATGTGCTTAAGCTTGAAGTGCCCCATCTCATGCGCCAGGACACTTAATATTTCCTGGTGAGACAGAGAACTCAGGAGAGTGTCGAAAAGCACTATGCGCCTGGCCTTGCCCAACCCGGCGAAATACGCGTTGCTGTGCGTGCTGCGCTTTCCCGCATCCATCTGGAATATGCCTTGCGTCCTCATGCCCACCTGTTGGGCCATTTCTTCAACATCGCGGGCGAGGTTTTCGTCCTGCAATGGTTCAAATTTGTTGAATATCGGCGCAATCAGCACCGGATAAAGCACCACCAGAACCAACTGGACAAAGGATGCTATTAAGAATCCCCAGAACCACCAATAATCAGGAAAAGCCTTTATAGCCCAAAGCACAGGTGCGAGCAGCGCCACAAGAAGAACCGTGGAGAGCAATGTTTCCTTGATTTTGTCTAGTACCCATGTTTTGAGATCGGAACGGTTGAAGCCGTACTTCTCCTCGACAAAGAACGTGTGGTAGTAGTCAAACGGCAGTCCCACCAGAAAGAAAAACAGCCCGAGGATCAGAAAAAAGATCAAGCCGGCCCACACGAAATGGGTATCCGAACCCGAGGAAAAAACGGCCAGATCATTCAGCGGTCCGGAAAAGATGAGCCCGAGAAGGATAGCGTCCCCCACTAGCTTTTCAATCACAAAAATGCGGCTCTTCTCTCCGGCGTACGCGTTGATGCGGCCAAGCTTTTCCTTGTCGATGAACCCCTGCATTTGTTCCGGAACCTCTTTTCCTTGTAGTGTCAGATGATTACGGTTGAGGTTCTCCAGCCAGATGCAGAAAGCCAGCTGCAACAAGTACACGGTTACAAAACAGGTAAGAATCAGGTTCGGATTCATGACGGTCTCTTGTTGTTAGGCGAGAAATAGCTTCACAAGCTTTCAGTTCTTGGAAAAGCCCAATTATCCCTTATTCTCGCTCGTCTTTTTCACGATGCCCATGCGCGACCTTCTGTTATACTATTCAGGCTCGGCGGGTAAGACAAGGTTAATGCACTTCGAGCTATGGAGTCGCTGCCATGCCTTTGTACGACGCCACTGTATCCATCCACGAAGGGATGTTGCTTTACCCGGGCGATCCTCCTTTCAAGCTCCGGAGCCTCTATCGGGTAGAAAAAGGAGATCCGTTCAACCTGTGCGAAATGTCCATGGGCACACATATCGGCACCCATGTGGATCCTCCGGCTCACTACCTTGAGAACGCCGCGGGGGTGGATCAAATTCCCATCGAGGTCCTGATCGGGCCTGGAATAATACTGGACATGCGAGGCAGGCCCTGCGTAGACCGTCCTGCGCTGGAGAAATCCGCCCTAGCCGGCCATAGCCGAGTCTTGTTAAAGACGGACAACGGTCCCAGGCTCCTGCAATCCGAGTTCGTAACCGACTACGTCTATCTTACCGAAGATGCAGCGGAATTCCTCGTCGAGCGAGGTGTTCAACTGATTGGCACAGACTATCTGTCCATCGAACGGTTCCAGACCCCCGGTGCGCCGGTTCACCACAGGCTCCTGAACGCGGGTGTGCTGATAGTGGAGGGAGTCAATCTTCTCGAAATCCCTCCCGGGCCATGTAAAATCTATTGCCTCCCCCTAAAGATTAAAGACGCAGACGGCGCGCCGGCCCGTGTCCTGATAGAAACGGCATTGCGGGGAGCGACGTAAGCTTATTCGTGAGGAAGGAGGAAGAAATGGCGTTCTGGGATTTGGCGACCATTCAGTTGGAGGAATTCCGCCCTGGAATCTTGAGTAAAGCACACATCGGTGACGGCCTCATAATGGCATGCATGGAAATAGGCCCCGGCATGGAAGACGCCGGCCACGAGCATCCCTTTGATCAATGCGGGATAGTGCTGGAAGGCAATATTCAGATGTTCGCCGGGGAGGATGTCAGGCTCCTGAATGCTGGCGAGGCCTATTTCTTGCCCGCGGGTCAGCGTCACGGGTGGAAGACCTTTGAGGCGCCCGTCAAGATTCTGGACGTGTCCCGAAAAACATGATTTGCGGAATTGGGAAATTCACGGGGGACCCCACAAAGGGTCTCCCCGCGTTTTCCTCGTCGAACCCCCAGTGGATTTCCGGCAG
This region includes:
- a CDS encoding M48 family metallopeptidase, yielding MNPNLILTCFVTVYLLQLAFCIWLENLNRNHLTLQGKEVPEQMQGFIDKEKLGRINAYAGEKSRIFVIEKLVGDAILLGLIFSGPLNDLAVFSSGSDTHFVWAGLIFFLILGLFFFLVGLPFDYYHTFFVEEKYGFNRSDLKTWVLDKIKETLLSTVLLVALLAPVLWAIKAFPDYWWFWGFLIASFVQLVLVVLYPVLIAPIFNKFEPLQDENLARDVEEMAQQVGMRTQGIFQMDAGKRSTHSNAYFAGLGKARRIVLFDTLLSSLSHQEILSVLAHEMGHFKLKHILKSYLAGEAIMFGGFYLTYLMLNWDSLYQAFGFDFSQSYGILFVVGIFWRRLGFFLRPLYMFLSRRAERQADLFAVKLRQKAEPLATALKRMSEHNLSNLNPHPLYVWFYYSHPPLLERVATLEDCGKTIEGRPVQG
- a CDS encoding cyclase family protein — encoded protein: MPLYDATVSIHEGMLLYPGDPPFKLRSLYRVEKGDPFNLCEMSMGTHIGTHVDPPAHYLENAAGVDQIPIEVLIGPGIILDMRGRPCVDRPALEKSALAGHSRVLLKTDNGPRLLQSEFVTDYVYLTEDAAEFLVERGVQLIGTDYLSIERFQTPGAPVHHRLLNAGVLIVEGVNLLEIPPGPCKIYCLPLKIKDADGAPARVLIETALRGAT
- a CDS encoding cupin domain-containing protein — translated: MAFWDLATIQLEEFRPGILSKAHIGDGLIMACMEIGPGMEDAGHEHPFDQCGIVLEGNIQMFAGEDVRLLNAGEAYFLPAGQRHGWKTFEAPVKILDVSRKT